One part of the Sciurus carolinensis chromosome 4, mSciCar1.2, whole genome shotgun sequence genome encodes these proteins:
- the Krt18 gene encoding keratin, type I cytoskeletal 18, producing the protein MSFTTHSTTFSTNYRSLGSVRSPSHRVRPASSAASVYAGAGGSGSRISVSRSTSFRGGWGSGSSAAGMAGGLAGMGGIQSEKETMQDLNDRLASYLDRVRSLETDNRRLESKIREHLEKKGPQIRDWGHYFKTIEELRAQIFANSVDNARIVLQIDNARLAADDFRVKYETELAMRQSVESDIHGLRKVIDDTNITRLQLETEIETLKEELLFMKKNHEEEVKGLQAQIASSGLTVEVDAPKSQDLSKIMADIRAQYDELAQKNREELDKYWSQQIEESTTVVTSQSAEIGAAEMTLTELRRTIQSLEIDLDSMRNLKASLENSLREVEARYTMQMEQLNGVLLHLESELAQTRAEGQRQAQDYEALLNIKVKLEAEIATYRRLLEDGEDFSLNDALDSSNSMQTIQKTTTRRIVDGKIVSETNDTKVLRR; encoded by the exons ATGAGCTTCACCACCCACTCCACCACCTTCTCCACCAACTACCGGTCCCTGGGGTCCGTCCGGTCGCCCAGCCACCGGGTCCGGCCCGCCAGCAGCGCGGCCAGCGTCTATGCAGGCGCCGGGGGCTCAGGCTCCCGGATCTCAGTGTCCCGCTCCACCAGCTTCCGGGGCGGCTGGGGGTCCGGGAGCTCGGCGGCGGGAATGGCTGGGGGTCTGGCGGGAATGGGCGGCATCCAGAGCGAGAAGGAGACCATGCAAGACCTGAACGATCGCCTGGCTTCCTACCTGGACAGAGTGAGAAGCCTGGAAACTGATAATCGGAGGCTGGAGAGCAAAATCCGAGAACATCTGGAGAAGAAGGGGCCCCAGATCAGAGACTGGGGGCATTACTTCAAGACCATCGAGGAGCTGAGAGCTCAG ATCTTTGCAAATTCCGTGGACAACGCTCGCATCGTTCTGCAGATTGACAATGCTCGTCTGGCTGCTGATGACTTTAGAGTCAA GTATGAAACAGAGCTGGCTATGCGGCAGTCTGTGGAGAGTGACATCCATGGGCTCCGCAAGGTCATTGATGACACCAATATCACTCGGCTGCAGCTGGAGACGGAAATTGAGACTCTCAAGGAGGAGCTGCTCTTCATGAAGAAGAACCATGAGGAG GAAGTCAAAGGCCTTCAAGCCCAGATTGCCAGCTCTGGGTTGACTGTGGAGGTGGATGCTCCCAAATCTCAGGACCTCAGCAAGATCATGGCAGACATCCGGGCCCAGTATGATGAGCTGGCTCAGAAGAACCGAGAGGAGCTGGACAAGTATTGGTCCCAGCAG ATTGAGGAGAGCACCACAGTGGTCACCTCGCAGTCAGCGGAGATTGGAGCTGCTGAGATGACACTCACAGAGCTGAGACGCACAATCCAGTCCTTGGAGATTGACCTGGACTCCATGAGAAATCTG AAGGCCAGCTTAGAGAATAGCCTGAGGGAAGTGGAGGCCCGCTACACCATGCAGATGGAGCAGCTCAATGGAGTCCTGCTGCACTTGGAGTCAGAGCTGGCACAGACCCGGGCAGAGGGGCAGCGCCAGGCCCAGGACTATGAGGCCCTGCTGAACATCAAGGTCAAACTGGAGGCTGAGATTGCCACTTACCGCCGCCTGTTGGAAGACGGAGAGGACTTCAG TCTCAATGATGCCCTGGACAGCAGCAACTCTATGCAAACCATCCAAAAGACCACCACCCGCAGGATCGTGGATGGCAAAATAGTGTCAGAGACCAATGACACCAAAGTGCTGAGGCGCTGA